From the Corythoichthys intestinalis isolate RoL2023-P3 chromosome 13, ASM3026506v1, whole genome shotgun sequence genome, one window contains:
- the LOC130927929 gene encoding calcitonin gene-related peptide 1, with protein sequence MHHLRISAFVLLPFALLHCVAAAPSNRHSSSNSFGDEGDEWSVPMFPFSNPFLSLMAARSQRGLQDMNSHSVQKRKCNTATCVTQRLADFLVRSSNTIGTVYTPTNVGSATYGKRDRLLPPSYYLPL encoded by the exons ATGCATCACCTAAGGATTTCTGCATTTGTCCTACTACCGTTTGCGTTGCTGCATTGTGTCGCCGCCGCCCCGAGCAACAG ACACTCAAGTTCAAACTCATTCGGCGATGAGGGCGATGAATGGTCCGTGCCCATGTTCCCCTTCTCCAACCCATTCCTCAGTCTCATGGCAGCACGATCCCAACGAGGGCTCCAGGATATGAACAG CCACTCCGTCCAGAAAAGGAAATGCAACACGGCAACGTGCGTCACCCAAAGACTAGCAGACTTTCTGGTGCGTTCAAGTAACACCATTGGTACCGTGTACACGCCAACAAACGTTGGTTCTGCCACCTATGGAAAGAGGGACCGACTTCTGCCTCCTAGTTACTACCTTCCTCTCTAG